Within the Candidatus Campbellbacteria bacterium genome, the region AACACGCCTGCGGCAAAGGAAAATGATGATGTGATACGGATAAGGTCAAATGGCGATAATAATAAAAATGATGGTGAAGTGGCAGAAAAAACAAAAAAGGAGGGCGCTACAGGTGGAGAAACATGGCATCTCCCCTCTTTTCTAAAGAAGAAAGATTGATATGTCTTACGATTTGGTAATTATAGGTGGAGGACCGGCAGGAACTTCAGCAGGTGTTTATGCCGCAAGGAAGCAGATAAAAACACTTTTGATAACAGAAACATTTGGCGGACAAAGTATTGTCTCCCCTGAGATTCAGAACTGGATAGGAGATATCTCAGTTTCTGGAGTTGAGCTCGCAAAAAGATTTAGAAAACACTTAGAGGCGTATGCAAAAGATCACTTGACGATAAAAACTTCTTCTAAAGTTACATCCATTCAAAAAAATGGCGACTCTTTTATAATAAAAGACTCTAAGGGCGAAGAAGTCCAAACAACATTTGTTTTTATTTCATCTGGTGCGGGCAGAAGAAAATTGGAAGGTATTGAGGGAGCAGAAGAACTGGAGCATAAGGGGCTTACATATTGTGCCAGTTGTGACGGACCATTTTTTGCAGACAAAGATGTTGTGGTTATCGGAGGTGGAAACGCTGGTTTTGAGACAGCAGCACAGCTTTTAGCATATACAAAGAGCGTAACCTTGCTACAACGCTCAGACAGATACAAAGCGGATAAAATAACTGTTGAGAAAGTTCTTGCAAACCCAAAGATGACAGGGATATTGAATGCTGGAATAAAAAAAGTGGAAGGACAGGATAAAGTAACTGGGGTTGTCTATACAGACAGAGAAAGTGGTGAAGATAAAAAACTTGATGCAGAAGGTGTTTTTGTTGAGATAGGTCTTATAACGCAAACAGAATTTCTCTCTAAAGATCTTTTGGAATTTGATGAATATGGAAGAATTGTTGTTGATCCAAAAAACCAAAGATCAAGTACAGACGGAATATGGGCGGCAGGAGATTGTTCAAACGGACTATACCATCAGAACAACATAGCCGCCGGGGATGCAGTAAAAGCCGTTGAGGACATTTACATACAACTCACAAAGAAAAAATAATCAGACGCAAAAAAAAGCGGCAGTCGTCCTTGACTGCCGCTACGGTCCCACAACGATTCCCAAGGTAGCGAAAAATCGTTCTATTTTTATTTTAATGGTTGATGGAAGATAAGTTGTGTGAATATGGCATTACTTCTGTGGATTTTCTCTCTGAGGAAATGCCCAAAAAAGATATATAATCTGTGGTATTAAGAACAACAAAAGCGTCTCTGATTCTCCAAACATGTTCGCCATGAGGATTGAGTGGATATAAAGGACAACAATCAAAAATATATTGGCAAAAATCACCGCAAGGACTGGTCTGTAAGACCTTTTTATAAATTTCTCCGAGATAAATGACATCACTATAAGAAGGTATGCAAGCGGATTTAGTATTATGAGAACTATGCCTTCAATTGTAGAAAACACGCCCTGCCCCAAGTCTGCGAAGGTGGCGATTGAGGAAACAACCAAAGACAGCGCAAAAACTATTATGGAAATCGGAAGACCTATTATTTTGAGTATTTTTAAAAACATAAATTAAATACCTGAGAAACTTGCCCTCATCCCCTTCTTTATTCCCTTTTCTTTTACATAATTAGCAGGGACTATCAACATATATTTTGCAGACTTGTCGGGAGAAAAAATTTCGGGAAATGTATGTGGTTCAATGCCGTATTCTATGTGAACGACATCTCTCCTTTTACCCAACCAAACCACATCTACAGAAAAAAATGTTTGTGTCGCCAAGAACCCATACTTTTGTTCTTTATCAAAAATAAGAAACACTCCTGAATCTTTTTTCAGATAATATCTGCCGTTTATGTGTCTTATTCTCAACAGTGGCGTATCTGCGACATCCACAAAAATCTTTGCATCATTTATGGTTACGCTTGAATTGTTTGTAACCGCCATGGTTGGCAAAGAAAAAACTGATGCCAAAAATATTGTGAATATGAGAGACAAAGTAAATAACTTCATATATGTATACAATATACACATAAAATGATAGTATGTAAAGTATGAAGTGGTTACATATCATAGTTGTAACAATCATAGTGGCGATATTTATCGCTTTCTTTTATATTATTTTTTATGAGTATTTTGTAAGATCGGATGAGGATGGCGAGGTTGTAGAGTTTGAGGATGGTGAGGTTGTAGAGATTGAGGAGATAGACCGCGACAAAGATGGGGGTACTGACTTCAATGAAGTTATAGATAAAACATCTGCGCCCAAAGAGGGGCAGGAACAACAAAGAGCTGTATTCCCTTCTCCTCTACCGAAATACAAGGAGTATAGAGCGCCTGCCGTGAGGACGGAACAGGATCGTGCCGCAGATTTAAAATTTGAGGATGACACGATATATTTCTCAGGAAACACAAATGTGCAGGAGTATATAGAGCTTTTTGAGGCGATAGAAAATTATGATAAAGCGATTAAAAAAATCGTCATAACCTCTTGGGGTGGCGACACATATTATGGAAAACTGATTGGCGAGTGGGTTTATGACAATAAAATAGATGTTCAGGTGAGAAAAATATGTTTTTCATCTTGCGCGAACTATATATTCCCTGCAGGCGACAGAAAATACATAGAGGATGGAGCGCTTGTCGGATGGCATGGAAATGTTCTTGGGCTTGTCGGAGATGATGATGACTCGGAGAGTAGGAAAAACCAACTGTATCTTGATTTTACAAGGAAACAATTTATTAGGGACACGGAGTCATTGGATATAAAGAAGCGCAGAGAAGCGCGGGAGAATTTCAAAATCATTGAAGAGGATATTGTGAAAGCTCATATTGCTGAAAAAAGGCAGGAGCGGGAATTTTATAGAGTGATAGGGGTAGATCCAGATATCGCCAACTACTTCGGCAAGAGTAGGATAATAAGCCAACACGAACGCGAGATAGCACCAGGAGCGCGAGTCTTGGGACACACATTCACCATAAAAGATATGGAAAAATTTGGCGTGAGAGATGTGATATATCTTGGGGATGGCAGGTATCCCGAAACGCGCAAGATAAACGGCGAGATAATACTTGAGATAGGTCTTTAAAACAAAAGCATGCGGTATGGTCCGCATGCTTTTGTTTTTGTTTTTGTTTTGCTAATTCTTTAGAATTATACTTTCTTAGCATTTTGAATAATATCTATAAGAATCTCGTGGAAGACATTACTCATTGCTTCTGATTGTGCTGTTATACATTCATTTGGCACACTTCCATATGGCGTACAATCCATGAATTGAAGTGCTGTCTCCAATTTAACAAAATTACCATCATCTGTTTCGCCATAAAGAACAAGTTCTTGTATTCCGACTTCATTTCCATCAAAGTCAAAACCTTCACCCAACTTGCCTCCTATGCAGTACCCATTACCATAAGGGATTGCTATGTATTCATATCCATCTCCCTGAACACCCTCTTGACACTCTCTTCTTTCAACCTCTGTTATTATTGGAGGCCAATTTGAAGACTTAAAATAGTCATTTACAACAATCGATGGGAAAGTGTAACTAAACCCATTGATTTCTGTGCTGCCACCACTACTAAAATAAGTTGCGTCTCTGACACTTGGAACATCTCCTGGGACTGGATCAATAAGACCATTATCATCACCGCCCAATAGCGATATTGTTATGGTTATTATACCTGCCACAATAAGTATTATTGCTATTACTTTAAACATAATTAATTTATTTTAATAAATAAGCATAAATAAATGCTATCAAAAATCTCGGAATAAGGCAATTTGCATTATTAAGTGCCTTTGTTTATAATAACCAAATATGGTAAAAGTAGAAAAACTAAAAAACGGCTCCACATTTATCTTTGAGGAAATACCTGACACAAAACTGGTAACGGTCATGGTGGGAGTTTCTGTTGGTTCAAACAACGAAACAGAGGAAGAAAATGGATTGGCTCATTTTTTTGAGCACATGTGCTTCAAGGGGACTGAGAAATATAAAACACCTGCCGAACTTTTGAGTATCATAAGTACTTTAGGTGTTGCTAATGCTTCAACAAGTAATGACATAACAGATTATTATATTAAAGGTCTCGCAAAAAATCTTGAGGAAATAATTGATGTAACATCAGAGATGTTTATCAGGTCAAAATTCCCCGTTGATGAACTTGAAAAAGAAAAAGGGGTGATTTTACAGGAATACAATATGCATGAAGATAACGACTATTCAAAAGTTGAACAATTATTGGTAGAACAATTATTCAAAGGAACGCCTGCAGGAAGAGAAATAATTGGAACAAAAGAAAATATAAAGAGGTTTTCAAGGGATGATTTTGTCGCATTTTTAGAAAAACACTACAATACTGCTAATGCGATAATAACCATAGTTGGTGATGTTAAGTATGAAGATGCCAAAAGATTGACCGAACAATACTTCGCAGACATAAGGAAGGGTCCAAAATCAATAAAAGAGGAGATAAAACCTGCAAGAGATACAGACAACATAGTATTTAATAAAAAAGATAGAGAACAAATCACACTTAATTTAGGGGTTCCATCTGTAAAAAGAGCAGATAAAAACTATTACTCTGCAAAACTTTTAGCAAAAATATTGGCTGGGGGGTTCTCTTCTCGTCTATGGAAAGAATTGAGAGAGAAAGGAAGTTATTGCTATGATGTGTGCTCAATCCAATTCGGATATGCAGATTATGGACATTTTACAGTAGATACAAAAATAGAACCTGATAAATTAAAAGAAGTAATGAAGATAATAATAAGAGAATTGAAAAAATTAAAAGAAGAGGAAGTTGGCGCAGAGGAATTGGCGAGATTCAAAGAATCAATGATAGTGGCAGTAAATTTGAAGAATGAAAATAGATTCGGTGGAAGACCAAGAAAATATATGAGAGATTATGTTAATTTGGGTGTAATAGAGATGCCAGAAGAAACCATAGAAAAAATACAAAAAATCAATTCGGCTGAAATTAAAGAAGTGGCAAACAAATTACTAACAAAAGACAAAGTGAAACTTGCTGTTGTGGGACCACTCAATCAAGAATTAAAGCCCGAGATTGAGAGCATATTGAACGAGTTGTAATATCTTATCTTTCAACTGAAATTTCAGAAGACCTAATGTCAAGAACACCCTTATCTCTGAGAGGATTTACATACAATTTTGACAACGCATTTTCATCCTTTTTAAGATAATAATCAAGCCAGTTTTTTGTGTAGTAATTCTTTATGAAAGTTGGTAAATACGCACTATCCTTTTCTATTTTATCCCATCCAATCGGCATATAAGGTTCGCCCGCAAAATCAGTTTTTAGCACATCATCACCCACAGGTTTTCTCATATCACTTCTAACTTTACTCCAATATTTTTTACCATTTATGACGATAGGGTTGAGCTCAGAGGCGACAGATGGAAAATCTTCTACCAAATCATCATGTCTAAGATCCTTAACAGAGATAATCATTTTGTCTCCTACTGCCCTATTGTATGCGTTTCTTGCGACCGGCTGTGGGTTTTCATCTGTCGGAAGAACTCTTTCTTTTTCAAGGACCCATATATCTTTTGGATCGCCACCAGCAGCAACTACTGTGTTCCACATAATTCCGCGGAATACGGCTTGAACAAAACCATCCTCAGAACCATGAATTTGCATTACAGGTTTTCTGTTTCCTATCGGCTGTCCGTCTTCTGAAACACCTTCTCCAAATATACCCTCTGGTTCCCAGTATCTTGGAGGTCCATTATTATAGCCAACCGCTGTAACAACCTTGTCATTACTTGCTAATGAGAACTGTGCCGTCATTGAACCAAGCGATTGGCCCGCAACTCCAACACCTTTCAAATCTATGCTATTTGCAAAGAAACCACAAACAGAACTCTGTTCTTTTTGATCGTTGGATTCAAAATCGCTCTCACAAACATTTCTTTCTTTATTTAAGCTTTCAAGACCATCTATTATTGTGGCGACATCTGCGACTCTTTGAGTAAACAATCCAGCCATCATATCGCCAACCCTCTTCTCACCGCCCTCAACCCATTTCAAACCATCTATAAATAATAAACCGCCAAAAGTAAGTTCCGAAGATGGAGCGCTACCGTAGAAATACTTGAAGAAATTATTAATTACTTTATCTTCATTAATAAATAGGTTGTATGCCTTGTCTAAACCATCCTTGCCCACTTTTTTATAATATTTAGAATCTGGGCTGTCTAAGACATTAGGCAATGAACTGTCTGACGCAAAGCTCGGCGCGACTACTATATAACCATTGCTCGCTAAATACTCAGCAAACAACGACCAGCCGGCAGAAGTGCCACCCAAACCATGTGCCAAAACTACAACTGGGAAAGTGCCTTGTGCGATATCTGCTTCATATCTCGCATTAACAATTCTTTTTGAAGTTTCTTCTACAAGAGCATCAAAATTCTCGTCTGAAAATAACTCCTGAGCCAACTCATCTCTTGTCTTCTCTTTTGCCAATGATTTATCCATCTTTTCTTTTTCCTCAGTTGTTAGTGTAAATAGATAAGAACCAAGCGCTTCCATCGCTGACTGGCTAAACACTTTGCTCTTACTCTTTGACAAGTCCGTGAATGTGGCTTTCCTGCCTGAAGTATCCCCTTTCTCTATCGGATACCAAACATTTGTTGAAACTATGTGTCTATCACCTGCATCATTTATTTCTTTTAGGACTGCTTTGTATTCATCTGAAGCATGAACAGCGTTCCAGCCGTCAAAAGATCTTTCCTTGTCATGAAAGAAAAGTGGCATCAAACCAACATCAAATTTACCCCACTCCACATACTCTTTTAAGAAAGGTGAAGAAACTGAATAACCTTGTTCGCCATCAGACGAAACCTTGTTTTGAGAAGAATAAAAATACCAACCCGCAACCACAAGGACGAGAAGTAAAATTATTAATATCGTGTTCATTTTTGACATATGTTTATTATGCTATCTTTTTAATAAGAAAGCGGAAAGTAAAATCAATAATATTTTTATAGAAGTCCACTATTTTTTACGAGAAAACTTTTCAAGCAAAAGACCAAGTAGCCCGTATATTATTCCATTTACAACCACTACAGCAACAACTACTGAAGTACCAGAAGAAAACAGATTAAAAAACGGAAGCAAGACAATTACGCTCAATACAAAGGTATCAAGTAATTGACCCAATGGACTTAGAAAAAATATATTTGTTAATGTTGGGAGAGCGGCAATAATAACACCAATGAGGCAGGCAACCCAAAAATATTTCTTTTTTCTTGTCATCATAAATTAATTATATACATTTAATTTGTACACCTATAATTATACACCCATACTGTTAAATTACAAACCAAAAAGAAAGTCATTACCTGCTTAAAAGTTTGAGCCTGAGACCGTAGTAATCGTTTCTCTCTGGGTATTCCCCATCTCCTAAATATTGTATATTTTCAACCCCAAATTCTGCCATATCTTCCAAGGAAAGAATCCATCCTCCGTATTCACCATATTCTTCTTCTATTATGTTCGCTTTATAGTATGTCTCATAGTTTTCTGGCAACAAACCAAATACAGTTATGTCTTGATTTACACCTATTTTTTCATAAAAAACCCGCTCCTCTTCAATGTCCTTTTGTCTTTGCTGGATCTCATACTCAATCGACTCTTCAGCATCCATCCTTGCCAGTTGTCTTTGCTCCTCAGGTAAACTTTCAATCGCATCAAAAAGTGATTTTGTTATTGCTTCTCTAAACAATTCTTCACCTGTTTTATCTTCAGACAAAGCCAAAACATCATCTTGTATTGCAGAACCATGCCAACCCACAATGGCATCTTTTTCAATAAACTTATTCTTTCCAGCAGGGAAAATATAATTAGCACAGGAGGAGAAACAAATATCAATCACCCTTACATCAATACCGTTGTCAAACACAAAGTCACCCATTTTTATGCCCACTTTTGTAAATCCACCTTGAGAACGAATCTGTATCTCTCTTGGAACTCCTTCACTTTGAACAGCACTCAAAAGCTGATCAAAATCATTGTCACCTATAAATCCATCATAAAGCAACACATCATCACATACTTTTATTTCTGCATTAACACTCTCATTAAAACTAACTGGCTGCGACCAAAATTCTTCTTCACATGTTATCGCAGACCCTCCTCCGCCAGACCAAAAACCCACCGCAAAGACAATTATTATCAAAACAATAGCAATTATTATTCCAAACAATTTATTCATAAAATAATCATATCACCAAACCAACAACCTTGTCAATATTAAGAATGTTTTGATAAAATTAATCAGAGATGAAAACTTACCGGCACAATGGGTGAGTTGGCGGGTACATATTCTTCAATTTGGTTTCTTAAATTTTTTTATTGCCTTACCATATAATCTTACATTTTTTCCAATATCTTTTACTTCTTTTATATTTTCTTTTAAGATATTGGTTATTTTTTCAGCGTTTAACCTAAATTTAATTTCTCTATAATGAACTTCACTATCATTTCTCACTTCTATTTCTCCAACATTTTTGAAATTATTTTTTTCCTTAAAAATAACCTTTTGATCATCATATTGGTCTGCTACGCGTGCTTTTGAATTTTCAACAACCAATTTTATGCTTAAAACATCTATGACATCCTCATAATAGAAGACCAAAAATTTATTTGTATCTTTTGGATTTATAGTTAAATATTGGACTTCACCAGCATTAAAAATAGATTTATATAGAAATGATTTTAATCTATTCCCACAAAGCTTATCTTTTAATTCTACCATTAGGGGTCCAAGTTTTTTCTTATAAAATTTTTTGTTTTTTTCATAATCCTTTCTTTTTGAAGGAAAGACATCTAAAATCTTTATTACTATGTCCCCAATACCATCCATTGTTTGAAAAATATAATCACTATCCATTCTGTTTCTGCTATATAAGAAGATTTGCCACCATTTTCCACTTTTTACAGAATGGGCATCGCCGCTTTTGTCTATGACATCCTTTTTTGCCTGCGGATTGTTTTGATAATCTTCATTTAATCCTATTTTGGTAGCAAACAACCTTGCTTTATTATGACCTTCTTTGCGTACATTTCGCGCAGAATCTGATGACATTGCTCTTTTCTTTTTTGACGTTCCCATAAAAATTAATTTGATATGACTAAAATTTCATGAGACATTTTAATATGAGAATTTTTATTTTTTATATCTCTATTTTTTAAAACCTTTGATATTCTTGTTTCTCCCTGCCCCATTGTGTATTGCCATGAAGGATATTTTAACTTATATCTTTTATAATATTCTCTACTCTTGGAACAATTATTGTAAGATAAAATGAAGCCTCCTTTGTGGTTATTTAATAAATCTCTTAATAATTCATGATTAAAAGATTTGTGATGTATTGGGTTATTTCTTTCAGGATATATGCCATTAAACATTTTACTTGTTTCATCATCAGTCTTTAAAAAATAAGGGGGATCACAATAAAAGAAATCTTTTTTATATTTAAAAAATAAATTTTCAAAAGGCTCGCAAGTTATTTTTATATTTGCTTTAAAGTCCCTTACTTTCTCTATCATTTTGTTATATTTTGTCTCATTTAAATATACACTCGATGCCCAACCTATAAAAGAAGGACCATATGATAAATTATGATTAAAAAAGAAATAAGTTGCTTGCTCTAATTTTGTTAGCTTTATTTCCCCATTTTTCCATTCTTTTAAAATTTTTTTAATTTTTTCATACTCTAATTTTGTTGGTTTTAATTTTTTAAGTTCAGCATAAAGTCTTTTGGGTTGATTTATCTGATATTGCCAATAATTAACTAGAGGTTTGTTTATATCGCAAGCAATTATTTCAATATCTAATTTTTGCGCCAATGCTATTTCAATACTACCACCACCAAAAAATGGAGATATAATTCTTTTTACTGGTGGCATTGCTTCTATAATATGACCAACAGCCAAACTTTTTCCACCTGCATATCTAATCGGAGAAAGTGACAATCTCTTATACTTTGTCTTTTTGCTTTCAAGACATTGTAATAATCTTTTTCTCTTTTCTTCAAAGATATGCCTATTCAGCCTTCCCATATTCAGCATTATACTTCGCAAAAAGAACTGTGGTATGGGAAAATTAAATGTTTAGTGTGGAAGTCGTCAAAAATCTTACTAATTACCCTTTACCTTTTCTTTAAAAAGTGGTCAAAATCCGACTTATGCAATACTCGGATATAATGGTTAGAGCGTGATGTTATAATGATTACTATATGGAAGAAAATTTAAAATCAATTTCGCGCAAGGTAATTGCATTGGCAGCAACCATAGCATCCTTGTGCCTGCTTATTCAGGTAGCATTTCCTTTTCCACTTAGAACCATAGAATTATCAGAATTGGCAAGTAAGTTGCCTGAATTAGAGCGTTATTACATAATAGATACAATTTACACAATAACTTGGCTTGTAGCATGGATTGGTATTATTGCCATTCTAAAAGCGAGAAGCAGAGTTGTTGCTACTGTTGCGGGTATTTTAACATTTATTGGAATGTTGTTTGGTCTTGTGAAGAACGAATGGACAAACGCAATAGCTAATGCTCAAAGTATTGATGTAACAGCATGGTGGTTTTTGTTTAAAGCAATTGGAAATTTGAGCTTCTTACTTGTTCCTACGGGAATAATATTTGCGTCAATTGTGTTGCTTGGTAACAAAAGCAAATTAGCAAAAGTTGCTGGTGTTTTGGGGCTTACATTTGTCTTTCCTTTAGGATTTGGAATGTATATGCAATCTCTATTCCTATTTATTTTGCTTTGGGGACTGCTTTGGACACTCGTAGTTACAGCGTTATTGTGGGTATGGGCAATAAACCCTAGCAAAATTGAAGAGCAATAGAGTTAATCACTCCCTCCTACTCATCAAACAAGTCCTCCATGTTTTCTTTCATTGAGTAGTAATGGTCTTTGGTGACGATTATGTGGTCCACAAATTCTACGCCGAGGATACTCCCTGCCTCTACCAATCTCTTAGTTACATTTATATCTGCATCAGACGGCTCGCTATCATTAGAAGGATGATTGTGTGCTCCCAATATACTTGCCGCATTGTTTTTAACTGCGTATGAAAACACCTCTCTTGGATGAACCAAACTTGCGTTAACCGTTCCTATACTCACTATCTCTCTTGATATTTCTTTATTTCTTGAATCAAGAAAAAATATTATAAAATGCTCTTTCTGACTCACCCTGATATCAGCCAACTTCTCCCAAATCTCCTTTGGATCAACTGAAGTTATTGGATACCTGCCGCCCTTTAATCTTGCAGCCAACTCAACACAGGAAAGTATCTGGCTTATCTTCGCATCACCAAGCCCATTTATCTTTTCCAAATCAGCCC harbors:
- a CDS encoding FAD-dependent oxidoreductase, yielding MSYDLVIIGGGPAGTSAGVYAARKQIKTLLITETFGGQSIVSPEIQNWIGDISVSGVELAKRFRKHLEAYAKDHLTIKTSSKVTSIQKNGDSFIIKDSKGEEVQTTFVFISSGAGRRKLEGIEGAEELEHKGLTYCASCDGPFFADKDVVVIGGGNAGFETAAQLLAYTKSVTLLQRSDRYKADKITVEKVLANPKMTGILNAGIKKVEGQDKVTGVVYTDRESGEDKKLDAEGVFVEIGLITQTEFLSKDLLEFDEYGRIVVDPKNQRSSTDGIWAAGDCSNGLYHQNNIAAGDAVKAVEDIYIQLTKKK
- a CDS encoding DUF192 domain-containing protein, yielding MKLFTLSLIFTIFLASVFSLPTMAVTNNSSVTINDAKIFVDVADTPLLRIRHINGRYYLKKDSGVFLIFDKEQKYGFLATQTFFSVDVVWLGKRRDVVHIEYGIEPHTFPEIFSPDKSAKYMLIVPANYVKEKGIKKGMRASFSGI
- a CDS encoding pitrilysin family protein gives rise to the protein MVKVEKLKNGSTFIFEEIPDTKLVTVMVGVSVGSNNETEEENGLAHFFEHMCFKGTEKYKTPAELLSIISTLGVANASTSNDITDYYIKGLAKNLEEIIDVTSEMFIRSKFPVDELEKEKGVILQEYNMHEDNDYSKVEQLLVEQLFKGTPAGREIIGTKENIKRFSRDDFVAFLEKHYNTANAIITIVGDVKYEDAKRLTEQYFADIRKGPKSIKEEIKPARDTDNIVFNKKDREQITLNLGVPSVKRADKNYYSAKLLAKILAGGFSSRLWKELREKGSYCYDVCSIQFGYADYGHFTVDTKIEPDKLKEVMKIIIRELKKLKEEEVGAEELARFKESMIVAVNLKNENRFGGRPRKYMRDYVNLGVIEMPEETIEKIQKINSAEIKEVANKLLTKDKVKLAVVGPLNQELKPEIESILNEL
- a CDS encoding DNA adenine methylase; this encodes MGRLNRHIFEEKRKRLLQCLESKKTKYKRLSLSPIRYAGGKSLAVGHIIEAMPPVKRIISPFFGGGSIEIALAQKLDIEIIACDINKPLVNYWQYQINQPKRLYAELKKLKPTKLEYEKIKKILKEWKNGEIKLTKLEQATYFFFNHNLSYGPSFIGWASSVYLNETKYNKMIEKVRDFKANIKITCEPFENLFFKYKKDFFYCDPPYFLKTDDETSKMFNGIYPERNNPIHHKSFNHELLRDLLNNHKGGFILSYNNCSKSREYYKRYKLKYPSWQYTMGQGETRISKVLKNRDIKNKNSHIKMSHEILVISN
- the radC gene encoding DNA repair protein RadC, with protein sequence MAIKKFSELETEDRPREILKEKGAEQLSDAQLMQILLGSGIRGKDVKRLSSEIWRLLSKKNYKIERADLEKINGLGDAKISQILSCVELAARLKGGRYPITSVDPKEIWEKLADIRVSQKEHFIIFFLDSRNKEISREIVSIGTVNASLVHPREVFSYAVKNNAASILGAHNHPSNDSEPSDADINVTKRLVEAGSILGVEFVDHIIVTKDHYYSMKENMEDLFDE